One Actinomadura viridis genomic region harbors:
- a CDS encoding HAD-IIA family hydrolase produces MTERKPIEYWLSDMDGVLVHEGHPIPGADEFIRRLTASGKRFLVLTNNSIYTRRDLSARLASLGLQVPAEAIWTSALATAQFLADQRPEGTAYVIGEAGLTTALHEAGYVLTDLDPDYVVLGETRTYSFSQITRAIRLIERGARFIATNPDPIGPSTEGSLPACGAVAAMITKATGVDPYFVGKPNPLMMRTALNRVEGHSEATAMIGDRMDTDVVAGVEAGLETILVLSGVTRKEEVDRFPFRPSHVLPSIADVLPMIGDRSGD; encoded by the coding sequence ATGACCGAGCGCAAGCCGATCGAGTACTGGCTGTCGGACATGGACGGTGTCCTGGTGCACGAGGGGCATCCCATCCCCGGTGCCGACGAGTTCATCCGGCGGCTGACGGCCTCCGGGAAACGCTTCCTGGTCCTGACCAACAACTCCATCTACACGCGCCGTGACCTGTCGGCGCGGCTGGCCTCCCTCGGGCTGCAGGTTCCGGCCGAGGCGATCTGGACCTCGGCGCTGGCCACCGCGCAGTTCCTGGCCGACCAGCGGCCGGAGGGCACGGCGTACGTGATCGGCGAGGCGGGGCTGACCACCGCGTTGCACGAGGCCGGGTACGTGCTGACCGACCTGGACCCCGACTACGTGGTGCTGGGGGAGACCCGTACCTACAGCTTCTCGCAGATCACGCGGGCGATCCGGCTGATCGAGCGGGGTGCGCGGTTCATCGCCACCAATCCCGACCCGATCGGGCCCTCGACGGAGGGGTCGCTTCCGGCGTGCGGCGCGGTCGCCGCGATGATCACCAAGGCGACGGGGGTCGACCCCTACTTCGTCGGCAAGCCCAATCCGCTGATGATGCGGACGGCGCTGAACCGGGTGGAGGGGCACAGCGAGGCCACGGCCATGATCGGCGACCGGATGGACACCGACGTGGTGGCGGGGGTGGAGGCCGGGCTGGAGACGATCCTGGTGCTCAGCGGCGTGACGCGCAAGGAGGAGGTCGACCGTTTCCCCTTCCGCCCTTCGCACGTCCTGCCGTCCATCGCCGACGTCCTGCCGATGATCGGGGACCGTTCCGGCGACTGA